The following proteins are encoded in a genomic region of Mycoplasmopsis columbinasalis:
- a CDS encoding ABC transporter ATP-binding protein, translating to MAKFYCEKKLFGKKVCRPIVESTEEMLNCSDRDVLLEIRNLDVTYGNGVKRFKAIKDVSFNVYDGEVLGLVGESGSGKSTIGRTLVGLTPHSFGHIKILDTVMPKNVNKGFKFGKNKKKILDFLINKVQMIFQDPTNSLNPYKNVETVVGEGLTNLKAAKFIYLYNYDAEFFVTLNQRIRERNLKPLFEDFEKLAKETPADHKESYQKYFVQTYRELIKATNQDARYQEFIPYFNESIQTRKEMDKLSERACRKKLILQILNLVGLDDSVLGRYPLEFSGGQQQRLGICRAVVLQPKLLIADEPISALDVSIQAQVINIFNELKEKFNLTIVFIAHDLRMVEYISDRIAILNKGVLVEIGPTNEIMKHPMHPYTKSLLDAVPSIDSEKGSLLGYIYNPEMHEYDMETQPKWQDLGNQHFVLATDEELETFKELQKQNFKEI from the coding sequence GCCCTATTGTTGAAAGCACAGAAGAAATGTTGAATTGCAGTGACCGTGATGTCTTGTTGGAAATTCGTAATTTAGATGTTACTTATGGTAACGGTGTAAAAAGATTTAAGGCAATCAAAGACGTTTCGTTTAATGTTTACGACGGTGAAGTACTTGGTTTAGTTGGAGAATCTGGTTCTGGTAAATCAACAATTGGTCGTACGTTAGTTGGTTTGACGCCACACTCATTTGGCCACATCAAAATTCTTGACACTGTGATGCCAAAAAATGTGAATAAAGGGTTCAAATTTGGCAAAAACAAAAAGAAAATCCTTGACTTTTTAATAAATAAAGTGCAAATGATTTTCCAAGATCCAACCAACTCACTTAACCCTTACAAAAACGTTGAAACCGTAGTTGGCGAAGGCTTAACCAACCTTAAAGCTGCAAAATTTATTTACTTATATAACTATGACGCAGAATTTTTCGTTACTTTAAACCAAAGAATTAGAGAGCGAAACCTTAAACCATTATTTGAAGACTTTGAAAAGTTAGCTAAGGAAACTCCTGCTGATCACAAAGAAAGTTACCAAAAATATTTTGTTCAAACTTATCGTGAATTAATTAAGGCAACTAACCAAGACGCGCGTTATCAAGAATTTATTCCTTACTTTAACGAATCAATTCAAACGCGGAAAGAAATGGACAAACTTTCTGAACGTGCTTGCCGTAAGAAATTAATTTTACAAATTCTTAATTTAGTTGGACTTGATGATTCGGTGTTAGGTCGTTATCCACTTGAGTTTTCAGGCGGTCAACAACAACGTTTAGGGATTTGTCGTGCGGTGGTCTTACAACCTAAGTTGTTAATTGCTGATGAGCCAATTAGTGCTCTTGACGTTTCGATTCAAGCACAAGTTATTAATATTTTCAACGAACTAAAAGAAAAATTCAATCTCACAATCGTGTTCATTGCGCACGATTTACGGATGGTTGAATACATTTCTGACAGAATTGCAATTCTAAACAAAGGTGTTTTAGTCGAAATTGGACCAACCAATGAAATTATGAAACACCCAATGCACCCATATACTAAAAGTCTTTTAGATGCGGTGCCATCAATTGATAGCGAAAAAGGTTCACTTCTTGGTTATATTTATAACCCTGAAATGCACGAATATGATATGGAAACACAACCAAAATGACAAGATTTGGGTAACCAACATTTCGTGTTAGCAACCGATGAAGAACTAGAAACTTTTAAAGAATTGCAAAAACAAAACTTTAAGGAAATCTAA